One genomic segment of Anaerobiospirillum thomasii includes these proteins:
- a CDS encoding inorganic triphosphatase gives MSNNQEIELKFALADNVSIEYLHDVLAKIGKVGEIKTDNLANTYFDNEDGDFTANKAGLRIRQANAYTEMTLKVSKKQGSSLHQRAEYNVPLMEVYKKPPLERFPLPVQLFLQENDLLSKEIGEIAYIKFERSYFLFENETGIYEFAKDEGDIVLQDGVLPIHELEIEIKSFSGDEKNLYMTLQSIVKTLSDNNIPITTDPYSKLSKSLHFKDYLFCRGMLTKAQSLQGSERICNRILAQENMRLIKDRARNVIRHLLDKKCSTEKTYIRACYDMENMLGLYRITHNFYYLTLAKLSVDRMCAMQNAFLECCTQKSANLSNGKFLMHELALAQSAFVDLQKRLDNIICTKNEYSLTLDADDDAFVKDVFMASALSKIAFATIAIKSAVLYLNLD, from the coding sequence ATGAGTAATAATCAGGAAATAGAACTTAAATTTGCCCTTGCAGATAATGTCAGTATTGAGTATCTGCACGATGTGCTCGCCAAGATAGGCAAGGTGGGCGAGATCAAAACTGATAATCTTGCCAATACCTATTTTGACAATGAAGATGGTGATTTTACAGCCAACAAGGCAGGACTGCGCATAAGACAGGCTAATGCCTATACTGAAATGACCCTTAAGGTCAGCAAGAAGCAGGGCAGTTCACTGCATCAGAGAGCTGAATACAATGTGCCTTTGATGGAGGTTTATAAAAAGCCGCCGCTTGAGCGTTTCCCTCTGCCTGTACAACTGTTTTTACAGGAAAATGATCTGCTCTCAAAAGAGATTGGTGAGATTGCCTATATTAAATTTGAGCGCTCCTATTTCCTCTTTGAAAATGAAACAGGCATTTATGAATTTGCCAAGGACGAGGGCGACATAGTACTGCAGGATGGCGTGCTGCCTATTCATGAGCTTGAGATTGAAATAAAGAGCTTTAGCGGTGATGAAAAGAATCTGTATATGACATTGCAGAGCATTGTCAAAACCCTAAGTGACAACAATATTCCAATTACTACCGATCCATACTCCAAGCTCTCAAAGAGTCTGCACTTTAAAGACTATCTGTTCTGCCGCGGTATGCTTACAAAGGCTCAGAGTCTGCAGGGCAGCGAGCGTATCTGCAACAGAATACTTGCACAGGAGAATATGCGTCTTATAAAGGACAGAGCCCGCAATGTCATACGTCATCTTCTAGACAAAAAGTGCTCAACTGAAAAGACCTATATACGTGCCTGCTATGATATGGAAAACATGCTGGGTCTGTATCGCATTACCCATAACTTCTATTATCTGACACTGGCCAAGCTCTCTGTTGACAGAATGTGTGCCATGCAAAATGCTTTTTTAGAGTGCTGCACACAAAAATCAGCCAATCTGTCAAATGGCAAATTCCTGATGCATGAGCTTGCCCTGGCACAAAGTGCTTTTGTGGATCTGCAAAAGCGCCTTGATAATATCATCTGCACTAAAAACGAGTACAGTCTTACCTTAGATGCCGACGATGACGCCTTTGTCAAAGATGTATTTATGGCAAGTGCCTTATCTAAAATTGCCTTTGCCACTATTGCCATAAAGAGTGCTGTCTTATATTTAAATCTTGATTAA
- the galK gene encoding galactokinase translates to MTDVKHKAIEAFKEHFKKDPTMLSYAPGRVNLIGEHTDYNDGFVLPCAIKFGTAIAAAKRDDNKINALALDINGDCDEFEITANMDKHESKTWSNYLRGVVKLICEKGYKFGGLDIVICGDVPLGAGLSSSASLEVCFGNLLSKAYGLNIALQDIALIGQAAEAFIGCKCGIMDQTISACGHKNCALKIDCRSLKLEQVPVPESLEVLIVNSNVKHALVGGEYNERREQCEKAAQVLGVKALRDATMEMLEAKKAELDDVTFRRARHVITEDDRVIEAVDAFSKGDLKRLAKLMYASHVSMRDDFEITIKEIDALVEIIREAIGEDAAVRMTGGGFGGSVVAVVEPSKVEAVTKAIDEKYEKIAGRKATIFATHATDGASFQLL, encoded by the coding sequence ATGACTGATGTAAAGCACAAAGCTATAGAGGCCTTTAAAGAGCATTTTAAGAAAGATCCTACAATGCTCTCTTATGCACCAGGTCGTGTCAATCTTATAGGTGAGCATACTGACTATAATGACGGTTTTGTACTGCCTTGTGCCATTAAGTTTGGTACAGCCATTGCCGCTGCTAAAAGAGATGATAACAAGATCAATGCTCTGGCCCTTGATATAAACGGCGACTGTGATGAGTTTGAAATCACAGCCAATATGGACAAGCATGAGAGCAAGACCTGGAGCAACTATCTGCGCGGTGTTGTAAAGCTCATCTGTGAAAAGGGCTATAAATTTGGCGGTCTTGATATTGTTATCTGCGGTGATGTGCCATTAGGTGCAGGTCTGTCATCATCAGCCTCTCTTGAGGTATGTTTTGGCAATCTGCTGTCAAAAGCCTACGGCCTTAATATTGCCTTGCAGGATATTGCCCTTATAGGTCAGGCTGCCGAGGCCTTTATCGGCTGCAAGTGTGGCATTATGGATCAGACCATATCAGCCTGCGGTCATAAAAACTGCGCTTTAAAGATTGACTGCCGCTCCTTAAAGCTTGAGCAGGTACCGGTACCGGAGTCACTTGAGGTCTTGATTGTAAACTCAAATGTAAAACATGCTCTTGTTGGCGGTGAGTACAATGAAAGACGCGAGCAGTGTGAAAAGGCTGCACAGGTTTTAGGCGTCAAAGCTCTGCGTGATGCCACCATGGAAATGCTTGAGGCTAAAAAGGCTGAGCTTGATGATGTAACCTTCAGAAGAGCACGTCACGTCATTACCGAGGATGACAGAGTGATTGAGGCTGTAGATGCCTTCTCAAAAGGCGATTTGAAGCGTCTTGCCAAGCTTATGTATGCCTCACACGTGTCAATGCGTGATGACTTTGAGATTACCATCAAGGAGATCGATGCCTTAGTTGAGATTATACGTGAGGCTATTGGTGAGGATGCTGCTGTAAGAATGACAGGCGGCGGCTTTGGCGGCAGCGTTGTTGCTGTAGTTGAGCCATCAAAGGTTGAGGCAGTAACTAAGGCCATTGATGAGAAGTATGAGAAGATTGCAGGCCGCAAGGCTACAATTTTTGCAACTCATGCTACAGACGGTGCAAGTTTTCAACTTCTATAA
- the glnE gene encoding bifunctional [glutamate--ammonia ligase]-adenylyl-L-tyrosine phosphorylase/[glutamate--ammonia-ligase] adenylyltransferase, with the protein MVINTQNFDITPNPGALRTLPPELYDDASAYYERLKMRADADDMAVFESVDYLHYVLGMSDFIAKTLIQYPHECATIIREGALDSEIYSLDPSDAVDSVIVSGLSDVELKKRLRVLRRTRMVPIAIRDLTGRSDIEETFVALSNLAEVIVIKTIKVVREAMTRSFGEAYDEKGQVMPLLILGMGKLGGGELNFSSDIDLVCCYPYDGMTQGGARSISHQEYFSKIVQKLSNLLSDVTVDTFCYRIDLRLRPFGDAGPLVSSFDALSVYYETQGRTWERYALVKAKLLGDFRQWGSYGDELIELLRPFVYRRYLDYGAIESLRKLKHMIEAEVRRRQLNDNFKLGAGGIREIEFIAQVFELMRGGRIPELAERSLRKTLKFLGKLQLLPEDVCAMLDDYYIYLRRLENIIQEIGDQQTQTLPVKDKDRMRVTIAMNKNSWDELVTELNMIMERVHDEFVRVIRDDESDNKEEASQNLELWESNLSVDEMEQTLLPLLKNQDGAKDMATAIVSLKHTLSRLPVGPVGRKTLVSLMPKVIRLVAHEDNAGRLFAKVATLIERVALRTTYLQLLSENAAACRRLISLLNENEFAGTLISAHPILLDELIAPHYFKAPPKPHEFLAWLREKLMRIDPDDLEEQMEELRLFKKIMVLRIAMSDRAESLPLMKISDSLTWLAEAIVREISILSWNQTQKRFGVPHGTSIADPGFAIIGYGKLGGLELGYKSDLDIVFIRDDNDDGVTDGEHSVPNAMFYQRLVQRLLHLSTTRMSGGTLYELDMRLRPDGDSGLLVTDISGFGDYQKNRAWTWEHQALVRARAISGSKSVIDKFNKIRDDVLRMHRDEDKLRQDVMDMRRKMSSHLDKSSATLFDLKHGAGGMVDIEFIAQYLLLREAPHHPDMVLWSDNVRIFDECERFNILSSKNVQALKNAYLAIRGYYHRLSLADLPRIVAIKDRPVECDDVIRIWNEVFSMNELCSL; encoded by the coding sequence ATGGTTATCAACACACAAAATTTTGATATAACCCCCAATCCAGGTGCGCTCAGGACCCTGCCTCCTGAGCTTTATGATGATGCCAGTGCCTATTATGAGCGATTAAAGATGCGCGCAGATGCAGATGACATGGCTGTCTTTGAGAGCGTTGATTATCTGCACTATGTACTTGGCATGTCAGATTTTATTGCCAAAACCTTAATTCAGTATCCGCATGAGTGCGCCACCATTATACGTGAAGGAGCCCTTGACTCTGAGATCTATTCACTAGATCCAAGTGATGCTGTAGACAGTGTCATTGTGTCAGGCCTTAGTGATGTTGAGCTTAAAAAACGTCTGCGTGTGCTAAGACGTACACGCATGGTGCCAATTGCCATACGCGATCTTACAGGCCGCTCTGATATTGAAGAGACCTTTGTGGCTCTGTCAAACCTGGCTGAGGTTATAGTTATAAAAACCATCAAGGTGGTAAGAGAGGCTATGACCCGCTCCTTTGGCGAGGCCTATGATGAAAAGGGGCAGGTCATGCCGCTTTTGATTTTAGGTATGGGTAAATTAGGCGGTGGCGAGCTTAACTTTTCATCTGATATTGATCTTGTGTGCTGCTATCCCTACGATGGTATGACACAGGGTGGTGCCCGCTCTATAAGCCATCAGGAATACTTTTCAAAAATAGTACAGAAGCTTTCCAATCTTTTATCAGATGTAACTGTGGATACCTTCTGCTACAGAATAGATTTAAGACTTCGTCCTTTTGGTGATGCAGGCCCTTTAGTCAGCTCCTTTGATGCTCTGTCAGTCTATTATGAGACACAGGGGCGAACCTGGGAGCGCTATGCTCTGGTTAAAGCCAAGCTTCTGGGAGATTTCAGACAGTGGGGCAGCTATGGCGATGAGCTTATTGAGCTTTTGCGGCCTTTTGTCTACAGACGCTATCTTGATTATGGTGCTATTGAGTCTTTAAGAAAGCTCAAACATATGATTGAAGCTGAGGTCAGACGCAGACAGCTTAATGACAATTTCAAGCTAGGAGCCGGCGGCATACGCGAGATTGAGTTTATTGCCCAGGTCTTTGAGCTCATGCGCGGCGGCAGAATTCCTGAGCTTGCTGAGAGATCACTGCGCAAGACTTTAAAGTTTTTGGGTAAGTTGCAGCTTCTGCCTGAGGATGTCTGCGCCATGCTCGATGATTATTATATTTATCTGCGCCGTTTAGAGAATATTATACAGGAGATAGGCGATCAGCAGACACAGACACTGCCTGTAAAAGACAAAGACAGAATGCGTGTCACCATAGCCATGAATAAAAACTCATGGGATGAGCTTGTAACTGAGCTTAACATGATTATGGAAAGGGTGCATGATGAATTTGTGCGCGTGATCCGCGATGATGAGAGCGATAATAAAGAAGAGGCTTCACAGAATCTTGAGCTGTGGGAGAGCAATCTTAGTGTTGATGAGATGGAGCAGACACTGCTGCCGCTGCTTAAAAACCAAGATGGCGCTAAAGATATGGCTACAGCTATTGTGTCGCTAAAGCATACCCTCTCACGTCTGCCTGTAGGTCCTGTAGGGCGCAAGACTTTAGTGTCTCTTATGCCCAAGGTTATAAGACTTGTAGCTCATGAGGATAATGCCGGGCGCCTTTTTGCCAAGGTTGCAACCTTGATTGAAAGGGTGGCGCTGCGCACCACCTATCTGCAGCTGTTATCAGAAAATGCCGCAGCCTGCAGACGCCTTATCAGTCTTTTAAATGAAAATGAATTTGCAGGCACGCTGATCTCTGCTCATCCAATACTTTTAGATGAGCTTATAGCTCCGCATTATTTTAAAGCTCCGCCCAAGCCGCATGAGTTTTTAGCCTGGCTGCGTGAAAAACTGATGCGCATTGATCCTGATGATCTTGAAGAGCAGATGGAGGAGCTAAGATTATTTAAAAAGATCATGGTGTTGCGTATTGCCATGTCAGACAGGGCCGAGTCTCTGCCTTTAATGAAGATCTCAGATTCACTGACCTGGCTTGCAGAAGCCATAGTCAGAGAAATATCCATATTATCCTGGAATCAGACACAAAAGCGCTTTGGTGTGCCTCATGGCACCTCAATTGCAGATCCTGGCTTTGCCATTATAGGTTATGGCAAGTTAGGCGGTCTGGAGCTTGGCTATAAATCAGATCTTGATATAGTCTTTATCCGTGATGATAATGACGATGGTGTTACAGACGGCGAGCACAGTGTGCCAAATGCCATGTTCTATCAGCGTCTGGTGCAAAGACTGCTGCATTTATCCACCACGCGTATGTCTGGCGGTACATTGTATGAGCTTGATATGCGTCTGCGCCCTGATGGAGATTCAGGCCTTTTGGTTACTGATATTTCAGGTTTTGGTGATTATCAGAAAAACCGTGCCTGGACCTGGGAGCATCAGGCTCTGGTCAGAGCCAGGGCTATAAGTGGCTCCAAGAGTGTCATAGACAAGTTTAATAAAATACGTGATGATGTGCTGCGCATGCATCGTGACGAGGATAAACTGCGTCAGGATGTAATGGATATGCGCCGTAAAATGAGCTCGCATCTTGATAAGAGCTCTGCTACACTTTTTGATTTAAAGCACGGTGCAGGTGGTATGGTCGATATTGAGTTTATAGCTCAGTATCTGTTGCTGCGTGAGGCTCCGCATCATCCTGATATGGTGCTGTGGTCAGATAATGTACGTATTTTTGATGAGTGCGAGAGATTTAATATACTCTCATCTAAAAATGTACAGGCTCTTAAAAATGCCTATCTTGCCATACGCGGCTATTATCACAGACTGTCTTTGGCCGATCTGCCACGCATTGTGGCCATCAAAGACAGACCTGTGGAATGTGATGATGTCATTCGCATCTGGAATGAGGTTTTTTCTATGAATGAGCTGTGCTCACTTTAG
- the galE gene encoding UDP-glucose 4-epimerase GalE translates to MATILVTGGAGYIGSHTVIELVNAGYDPIIFDNFCNSKPAALARINKICGRNIPFVCGDIRVADQLRQVFETYKIDGVIHFAGLKAVGESVKKPLEYYDNNVNGSRVLLSVMKEYGCKNFIFSSSATVYGEPDVVPITEQSPVKRANCPYGQTKVDVEYMAQELFVSDESLSIVLLRYFNPVGAHKSGLIGEDPKGIPNNLMPYLTQVAVGKLPILNIFGNDYPTKDGTCIRDYIHVVDLAKGHVAALNTCLDKAGVHIYNLGTGIGYSVLDMVNAFSKAIGRELPHKFAPRREGDVVQCYADPKKAFEELGWKAELTLDDMTADSYNWQKNNPNGYED, encoded by the coding sequence ATGGCCACTATTTTAGTCACTGGCGGTGCAGGTTATATAGGCAGTCATACAGTAATCGAGCTTGTCAATGCCGGTTATGATCCTATTATTTTTGATAACTTCTGTAATTCAAAGCCTGCAGCACTTGCCCGCATTAATAAAATCTGCGGACGCAATATTCCATTTGTCTGCGGCGATATCAGAGTTGCAGATCAGCTGCGCCAGGTTTTTGAGACATATAAAATAGATGGTGTCATTCATTTTGCAGGTTTAAAGGCAGTAGGCGAATCAGTTAAAAAGCCTCTTGAGTACTATGACAACAATGTCAACGGCTCACGTGTACTGCTGTCAGTCATGAAAGAATATGGCTGCAAAAACTTTATTTTCTCATCATCAGCTACAGTTTACGGCGAGCCTGATGTTGTGCCAATTACAGAGCAGTCTCCTGTCAAGAGAGCCAACTGCCCATATGGTCAGACCAAGGTAGATGTTGAGTACATGGCTCAGGAGTTATTTGTATCAGATGAGAGTCTGTCAATTGTACTGCTGCGCTACTTCAATCCTGTAGGTGCCCACAAGTCAGGACTTATAGGTGAGGATCCTAAGGGTATTCCTAATAACCTGATGCCATATCTGACTCAGGTTGCAGTAGGCAAACTGCCGATTTTAAATATTTTTGGCAATGACTATCCAACTAAGGACGGCACCTGCATCCGCGATTACATTCACGTAGTTGATCTGGCCAAAGGCCACGTTGCAGCTTTAAATACCTGCCTTGATAAAGCAGGCGTACATATCTACAACTTAGGCACAGGTATTGGCTATAGCGTACTTGATATGGTAAATGCCTTCTCCAAGGCCATAGGCCGCGAGCTGCCACACAAGTTTGCCCCACGCCGTGAGGGTGACGTGGTACAGTGCTATGCCGATCCTAAGAAGGCTTTTGAGGAGTTAGGCTGGAAGGCTGAGCTCACCCTTGATGACATGACTGCAGATTCATACAACTGGCAGAAGAATAACCCTAATGGTTACGAGGATTAA
- a CDS encoding TIGR04211 family SH3 domain-containing protein, giving the protein MKRFCAFSLICASVLSLTVGSNAWSQEQTEDNTALDVQEFKEGDSIYVTDAVKVWTRSGPSTNHRVTGARIPGDAMSFVRYSADKKYAELTFNGDTFWMSVENLQSQPSGYTKDAMYKKELEDLRYKLENYDNELSRELKNATKKLEKLTAENAGMKEAIAQKDETIASLDETRREYADRLQTKELDMQMRWWTQGALIALCGAIAGALFIFIPRPTRAKRRDRF; this is encoded by the coding sequence GTGAAGCGGTTTTGTGCATTTAGCCTTATCTGTGCATCAGTGCTGTCCCTGACTGTAGGCTCTAATGCCTGGTCACAAGAGCAGACAGAGGATAATACAGCTCTTGATGTACAGGAGTTTAAAGAAGGTGACAGTATCTATGTAACTGACGCCGTCAAAGTCTGGACCAGATCAGGCCCTAGCACCAATCACAGAGTAACAGGTGCCAGAATTCCTGGTGATGCCATGAGCTTTGTACGCTACAGCGCTGATAAAAAATATGCCGAGCTGACCTTCAACGGCGATACCTTCTGGATGAGCGTGGAAAATCTTCAGTCACAGCCATCTGGCTATACCAAGGATGCCATGTATAAAAAAGAGCTTGAGGATTTACGCTACAAGCTTGAAAACTATGATAATGAATTAAGCCGTGAACTTAAAAATGCCACCAAGAAGCTTGAAAAGCTGACTGCTGAAAATGCCGGCATGAAAGAGGCCATTGCCCAGAAAGATGAGACCATTGCCTCATTAGATGAAACCAGACGTGAGTATGCAGACAGGCTGCAGACCAAAGAGCTTGATATGCAGATGCGCTGGTGGACTCAAGGTGCCTTAATTGCTCTGTGCGGTGCTATAGCAGGTGCGCTCTTTATCTTTATTCCAAGACCTACCCGCGCCAAAAGACGTGACAGATTCTAA
- the galT gene encoding galactose-1-phosphate uridylyltransferase, translating to MSKFDVLDHPHRRYNALTGEWILVSPHRAKRPWQGQTEKAAVEEKPSYDPKCYLCPTNTRVNGDVNPDYESNFVFTNDFAALTPDTPLDGPEGNDLFKLEPARGTAKVICFSADHSKTLPVMEQGEIRSVVDLWASELEELSKTYKYVQLFENKGAIMGCSNPHPHGQIWACSFLPEEISKELKAQKEYYARHNSPLLLDYVQQELEKGERIVCETEYFVALVPYWAFWPFETMILPKFRVNAISQLNDAQRDDLALAIKKLTTRYDNLFECSFPYSMGWHNAPADGEEHEEWQMHAHYYPPLLRSATVKKFVAGFELLAEKQRDLTAEQAADRLRNVSEVHYSKN from the coding sequence ATGAGCAAGTTTGACGTTTTAGATCACCCACACCGCAGATACAATGCCCTGACAGGCGAGTGGATTTTAGTCTCCCCACACAGAGCTAAAAGACCATGGCAGGGTCAGACTGAAAAGGCAGCCGTTGAGGAGAAGCCAAGCTATGATCCAAAGTGCTATCTGTGTCCTACCAATACCCGTGTCAATGGTGATGTAAACCCTGACTATGAGAGCAATTTCGTCTTTACCAACGACTTTGCCGCATTGACCCCAGATACTCCATTAGATGGTCCTGAGGGCAATGATCTGTTTAAACTTGAGCCAGCCCGCGGTACAGCCAAGGTTATCTGCTTTAGTGCCGATCACTCAAAGACTCTGCCTGTTATGGAGCAGGGCGAGATCAGATCAGTTGTAGATCTGTGGGCCTCAGAGCTTGAGGAGCTGTCAAAGACCTATAAATATGTACAGCTCTTTGAGAACAAAGGTGCTATTATGGGCTGCTCCAATCCTCATCCACATGGACAGATTTGGGCCTGCTCCTTCCTGCCTGAGGAAATTTCAAAAGAGCTCAAGGCCCAAAAAGAATACTATGCAAGACACAACAGCCCACTGCTTTTAGACTATGTACAGCAGGAGCTTGAAAAGGGCGAGCGTATAGTCTGTGAGACTGAATACTTTGTGGCTTTGGTTCCATACTGGGCTTTCTGGCCATTTGAGACCATGATACTGCCTAAGTTCAGGGTCAATGCTATATCGCAGTTAAATGACGCACAGCGCGATGATCTGGCTCTTGCCATCAAGAAGCTTACAACACGTTATGACAATCTGTTTGAGTGCTCATTCCCATACTCAATGGGCTGGCACAATGCACCTGCTGACGGTGAGGAGCATGAGGAGTGGCAGATGCATGCCCATTACTATCCACCTCTGTTGCGTTCAGCCACTGTCAAGAAGTTTGTGGCAGGATTTGAGCTTTTAGCAGAAAAGCAGCGTGACCTTACAGCAGAGCAGGCTGCCGACAGATTACGTAATGTAAGTGAAGTTCACTACAGCAAAAACTAG
- a CDS encoding AAA family ATPase encodes MHVCKKRLPADICSFEHMIYDNYIYVDKTDLIGSLVQHKGPFLFIRPKGFGKTTLLSTMQCLFVKGHEHFSALNISHNFQVHKSYAVLLIDFAAFKGSGSDIKGQRAFYIELIKDFFKEQGVDLCDSYMSLASVLDAGLSRIKKQVVLLIDNYDAPLSQALCNKDLFAGHAASLGNFYAVIKSYSDKFKFIFITGSLRFTDSTVFASFNNMHDISFKSEYAALTGFTQQDLDLYFKDYIQSILTNKYALGNDNAIHCTYSKLVESMRAHYGGYCFDLNCKNELYNPALLIDFLQRIQQGLLSYNTDIKAITPSYLSEFVTEHNDDSAADSMVADGIASVFNKHSFIKSIDSLKLDVKGCDNVAEQLVSLIFYSGLVSIKSAQLNALELVIPNLVSKRAYSALHSLPATGCYDT; translated from the coding sequence ATGCACGTGTGTAAAAAAAGACTGCCAGCTGATATCTGCTCCTTTGAGCATATGATCTATGACAATTATATCTATGTGGATAAAACAGATCTAATAGGTTCATTGGTGCAGCACAAAGGGCCATTCTTATTTATACGCCCCAAAGGTTTTGGCAAGACTACCTTGCTAAGCACCATGCAATGTCTTTTTGTAAAAGGCCATGAGCACTTCTCTGCCCTTAACATTTCACATAACTTTCAAGTACATAAAAGCTATGCAGTATTGTTAATAGATTTTGCAGCATTTAAAGGCTCAGGATCTGACATTAAAGGTCAAAGAGCCTTTTATATAGAGCTGATTAAGGACTTTTTTAAAGAGCAGGGCGTTGATCTTTGTGATAGCTATATGTCACTGGCCTCTGTGCTTGATGCAGGGCTTAGCCGTATAAAAAAACAGGTGGTTTTACTTATAGACAATTATGACGCGCCATTGTCACAGGCCCTTTGCAATAAAGATCTGTTTGCAGGTCATGCGGCAAGTCTTGGCAATTTCTATGCAGTTATAAAAAGCTACAGTGACAAATTTAAATTTATCTTTATTACAGGATCTTTGCGTTTTACTGACAGCACAGTCTTTGCCTCTTTTAACAATATGCACGATATAAGCTTTAAAAGTGAGTATGCAGCCCTGACAGGCTTTACACAGCAGGATCTTGATCTTTATTTTAAAGATTACATACAAAGCATACTGACAAATAAGTACGCTTTGGGCAATGACAATGCAATCCATTGCACATATTCAAAACTAGTTGAGAGTATGCGCGCGCATTATGGTGGCTACTGCTTTGATCTTAACTGTAAAAACGAGCTGTACAATCCGGCACTGCTTATTGATTTTCTCCAAAGGATACAGCAGGGCCTGTTAAGTTACAATACAGATATTAAAGCTATCACTCCTTCATATTTATCTGAGTTTGTAACTGAGCATAATGATGACAGTGCTGCAGATAGTATGGTAGCAGATGGTATTGCCTCAGTCTTTAATAAGCACTCTTTTATAAAGAGCATAGATTCACTAAAACTTGATGTAAAAGGCTGTGATAATGTGGCAGAGCAGCTGGTCTCTCTTATTTTTTACTCAGGCCTTGTGTCTATTAAGAGTGCGCAGTTAAATGCCCTTGAGCTTGTCATCCCAAATCTTGTATCAAAAAGGGCTTACAGTGCCTTACACTCTTTGCCTGCCACAGGCTGTTATGATACATAG